A window of Nicotiana tabacum cultivar K326 chromosome 24, ASM71507v2, whole genome shotgun sequence contains these coding sequences:
- the LOC107803990 gene encoding nucleobase-ascorbate transporter 7-like — protein sequence MAGGGAAPPPKQDENLPHPVKDQLPNVSYCITSPPPWPEAILLGFQHYIVMLGTTVLIPSTLVPQMGGGKEEKAKVIQTLLFVAGLNTLTQTLFGTRLPAVIGGSYTFVPTTLSIVLAGRYSDVLSPQEKFEKIMRGIQGAMIVASTLQIVIGFSGLWRNVTRFISPLSAIPLVALSGFGLYEFGFPLVAKCVEIGLPQLIVLLIFSQYIPHMMKGDRHVFDRFAVIFSVVIVWVYAHILTVAGTYKNSPIKTQLSCRTDRAGIISGSPWIRVPYPFQWGAPTFDAGEAFAMMAASLVALVESTGTFFAVSRYASATPIPPSVLSRGVGWQGVGILFSGIFGTGNGSSVSPENAGLLALTRVGSRRVVQISAGFMIFFSILGKFGAVFASIPAPIVAALYCLFFAYVGSAGLSFLQFCNLNSFRTKFILGFSVFMGLSIPQYFNEYTAINGYGPVHTRARWFNDMINVPFSSEPFVAGLLALFLDVSLHKKDAATRKDRGMPWWDKFKSFKTDTRSEEFYSLPFNLNKFFPSV from the exons atgGCAGGAGGTGGAGCAGCACCACCACCAAAACAAGATGAGAATTTACCACATCCTGTGAAAGATCAGCTTCCTAATGTTTCTTACTGCATTACCAGTCCTCCTCCTTGGC CTGAGGCCATATTACTTGGATTCCAACATTACATTGTTATGCTTGGCACAACTGTACTCATCCCTTCAACTCTGGTTCCCCAAATGGGGGGTGGAAAA GAAGAGAAAGCAAAGGTGATACAGACATTGCTCTTTGTTGCTGGTTTGAATACACTAACTCAGACTTTGTTTGGTACAAGACTACCTGCTGTTATTGGCGGCTCTTATACTTTTGTGCCAACAACACTTTCGATTGTCTTGGCTGGTCGATACAGTGATGTTTTGAGCCCTCAGGAG AAATTTGAGAAGATAATGCGAGGGATTCAGGGTGCCATGATTGTAGCTTCAACTCTTCAAATTGTTATTGGCTTTAGTGGCCTATGGAGGAATGTGACGAG GTTCATCAGTCCACTCTCCGCAATTCCATTGGTAGCTCTATCAGGATTTGGATTATACGAATTTGGTTTCCCTCTG GTGGCAAAATGTGTGGAGATTGGATTGCCACAGCTTATCGTTCTCTTAATCTTTTCACAG TACATACCCCATATGATGAAAGGAGATAGGCATGTCTTTGATCGGTTTGCTGTTATATTCTCTGTCGTGATTGTATGGGTGTATGCTCACATTCTCACTGTCGCTGGAACTTACAAAAATTCACCAATAAAGACTCAGCTTAGCTGTAGAACTGATCGTGCTGGAATTATCAGTGGATCTCCATG GATTAGAGTTCCATATCCATTTCAATGGGGAGCTCCCACATTTGATGCTGGAGAAGCATTTGCAATGATGGCGGCTTCGCTTGTTGCTCTTGTTGAG TCTACTGGTACCTTCTTTGCCGTGTCAAGGTATGCCAGTGCAACTCCTATACCTCCTTCTGTCCTTAGCCGTGGTGTCGGTTGGCAG GGTGTGGGCATATTGTTCTCAGGAATTTTTGGAACTGGAAATGGCTCATCTGTATCTCC GGAAAATGCTGGCCTGCTGGCATTAACCCGTGTTGGGAGCAGGAGAGTGGTTCAAATATCTGCTGGTTTCATGATCTTCTTCTCGATTCTTG GGAAATTCGGAGCTGTCTTTGCGTCAATCCCTGCACCAATAGTTGCAGCATTGTATTGTCTCTTCTTTGCCTATGTTG GTTCAGCTGGTCTAAGTTTTCTGCAGTTCTGCAACTTAAACAGCTTTAGAACAAAGTTCATTCTAGGATTCTCAGTTTTCATGGGCTTATCCATTCCACAGTACTTCAATGAATATACAGCAATAAATGGATATGGTCCTGTTCATACTAGAGCTAGATGG TTCAATGACATGATCAATGTGCCCTTCTCGTCGGAACCATTTGTTGCTGGTTTATTGGCATTGTTCCTAGATGTATCACTGCATAAAAAAGACGCTGCAACACGGAAGGATAGAGGCATGCCATGGTGGGATAAGTTCAAGTCATTTAAGACAGATACAAGAAGTGAGGAGTTTTACTCATTGCCTTTCAATCTCAACAAGTTTTTTCCCTCTGTATGA